The Tachysurus vachellii isolate PV-2020 chromosome 23, HZAU_Pvac_v1, whole genome shotgun sequence genome segment CAGTGGTGTATCTGTTTATCCGTATAGGAGACTGGccatcatgtttgtgtgtaaggtGACTCTGGGTCTGCTGCTGGCCTTGCTGCTGGTTTGCTGTATTCAAGCTGAGGAcatggtaacacacacacagagagcgagagagcgagagagagagagagagagagagagagagagagagattgtacaCTTTTCTGTACCTAATGTTTTTTCGTCTCTGTTTTTATGACTTGGCCTTTGGGGACTTCATGTCCAGCCTGGTAACTGACATTTTTCACAAGTTGGAATATATTAGATAATGAATTAGATAACACAAATATTTTGGGATGATTAAATGGATGTCCTTTCtgaatggagtgtgtgtttgtctgttcagCTTCTGAATTATCTGTTGGAGATCTGCTAGAGAGAGCAAACAGAGGCATtggtatgaacacacacacacacacacacacacacacacacacacacacacacacacacatgctgcctACAGATCAGAATCTATACAAgcagaaatgtgtttaattcAGTATCAAACATGGTTCGGTTTACTGTAACAGCTTTAATGAAAGCTGCACGGTTCTAGATGTTCatccattaataaataaaaaaccatGCCTTTGCCAAACAAGTAGTGCTACATTGCAGCATTCATTGTtatgatatattttttagtttttttttttttattttaagaaatatttgtttgtttatgtagtcTAATGACTGTATCAGTTTCTTTTGTCAAGTTATTGCTTTACCCATAAAGCGatggtgtaatggtgtaatAATTAATTGTAGTCCGTGAGTAATCCAGAATAGGAGATTCTGAAGAGGGAATGAatctcaaaataaaaatctaatttctgCTCTTTAATGAGCCCTAAAACATCCGTCTAAGCACTTTAGCACTTCTGGTTGCATTGCCACGAAGTTAGTGGGTTTTTTGTAAAGGTTTTTGGTTAAAAACCTGAAGCACAAGatcaagatattttcacattttattccatATAACACTTCAGTAAtactttttcttacttttttggTTGCAAAAAAGTGGCTAAATGGGACTACTGAGATTGTTGTGGCATTAAACCTCATCAGGaacaagaaacaggaaaacTCACCATGGTGATGTAACTATAGGCTTCTGAAgattttatttatgcttttaatATTCATAAAAGCTATGTTTATTTGGGAAGATTTTCTTAATGAACAGCATTTTTTCTGTTGCTCACAGAGCTTATTTTCTGCTATAATCCAAAGGCCTCTATTCTCTAACCATTCAGCACTCTGTATTTATAATCATAGGCTAAAACATACAGCTAATACATACCTTTTGCTGTAAAACTATGTAATGGAATGTTGTCAGAGTGTAGATACACCCCCTGTGGGTTGGGAATTTTGTGCTTTTGCTCTGAGTGAAGATGTGCGGACAGTGTAGGAAGACACAAGGACTGTTGGAGTTGTGTTCTGTGGTGCTTTGAATCTATGACACTGTGTCCTTGTCTTTTCTTGAAATTATGTATCAGTACAAACACTGgtttgaatgtgtttatttatattgatatattttgGATTACTTCATCCAGTTCGTGATGCTAGTGAGCCAAAAGTTGTAGGAGATATTGCTGTGGATGATGAACATGATGAGAGGAACGCTGATCCCTGCACTTCAAGTGGCTGCATGTGGCCGAAATCCAGTGATGGCAAAGTCTATGTGCCTTATGTCATTGCCAACCACTTCAGTATGTGAACCTCATGTGAACCTGTTCTGGATACTGGATGAAAGATATACatgtcatttctctctctctctctctctctctctctctctctctctctctctctctctccttgctgttttattattttataataatggataaataataatcagcagCAGACCTTAATACTGCAAGATCATCACTGCTTTATTTGCATTATTAGTTATAatttgtgtttgatgtgtgaATTCTGGAGGAACTCATTTTTTGGTCTGCTTTGTCCCCATCAGCTTCTAGTGAGCTGCAGGTCATCCAGCGAGGTCTGGATTCCTTCTCTTCTGTTACATGCATTCGTTTTATTCGACGCTCTAACCAGAGGGATTACATCAGTATTGAGTCTCGCAGTGGGTAAGACAGATCTTAATGATTGGacgtttatatttaaatctaattgtgtggagttttgtattgtacagtatgtgtgtccACTGTTTCCTCCAAGTTCTCTAGGTTTCATCACAGCTACCAATAAATGGCATTAGGTGGCTTGGTTGTGTTAATTtctccctaggtgtgaatgagtatgtgaatgtgtgtgaatagtGCCCTGTGCTGGACTGGCGTTCCATCTAGGGTGTATTATTGCTtcatgcccagtgttcccagaCTAGGTTCTGGATCCACCTCAGCcctaaccaggataaagcagtttcTTTTCATTGAAAAAATCAAGGACAATAAAATTAGAAGACTAGAACAAATTCTAAACtagaaatactaaaataaatctagGAAAATTCTGCAAAAGCAGGATTATAAAATTCTTCTGTCATGCACAGATGTTATTCCTACGTTGGACGTCGTGGGTACAGCCAAACTGTGTCTCTCGACCGAAATGGTTGTATTTATCATAACACAGTTCAGCATGAGCTTCTTCATGCTCTGGGGTTCAACCATGAACAGTGTCGCAATGACCGAGACAATCACATCCGTGTTGTGTGGGAGAACATCATTGATAGTAAGTCTACATATTAACTATAACTATTCTACATTGGCAACAATCAACAGAAAAGTTTGTCATGAGGTTTTGGTGAACGTACACAACTAATATGATAGAAGTGTATATATGACTATGCTTTTTACAAAACTGTATGAGTCCAccacattgtttttattgtttttcttttttcctaagGCTATAAATATGCCTTTGACAAGATCGCCACTCTGAACCAGGGAACTCCTTATGACTACAACTCAGTCATGCAGTACCACAGGTCAGGAAGTTCTTTTAATATACTTTATAACAATCCCAGGAAAATATTTTCTCACACAATCTTTcacacatttgtgtttttttttaaatattgaccacacatattttatttaatctatcTCAGTATAAGCCATGTTGAGTAGCTTTTGTAGAAGAGGAATCCATTCAATGTGTACTCTTTGGTACTGGGCAGCACCACTAGACTAATAGAGGGTTTTCTGGGACTGGGTctgttttatttgctgtttcaGAACTGCTTTCTCTAAGAATGGCCAAGCCACCATGGTCCCCATCCCCAACAGCAATGTTGCCTTTGGCCAGGCCACTCAGATGAGCCAAAATGACATCAAACGAGTGAATAATCTCTACAGATGCTGTAAGTATCACACAAACATGGCAGTAGAATAAAAAATCattcttacagtatatattgcaTTCATAAGTGAAAACTTGCacagaaataaatctgttttttatcAAATACATACGATGCCAGATTGGGAActataataaattcatttattattattaatttttggtTTTCCCTCAGAAGAACTTCATTCAATCACAAGCAGAGTGTTTATGACCAATATACAAAAATCTCTTCCTGACAACATTTTACTCTTTTGTCTGTGTAATTAACAGAATGTATATACccacagaaatattaaaaagctgtgtcatacacacacacacacacacacacacacaaaatattcttATAGCACGGTCATCTTCAGAATAATTACCTTGTTAAATATGGGTGATGGTCTTTGTcattaattttctgtaattgTAACTGAAATTCTGAGATAAATGTGATCTTCAATTCAAGTAAATTCACATAACAAAATGCATTCTCAGAAAATAAAGGCTAGATGTCACTATTATTGACAGCTCTAGAAATTTTCTTTCACCTTATTGTTTTTAAGAGTTATCCATAATTTCTGTGCTATAAATATGAGGTGATACTGAGACCAAACCAAATGCAGAAGATTAGAGAATACACCAAATAAATGAGACAGTGTATTGAGATCAAGCAATGTCGATAAAAAGAACTACATGCTAGACAATGCCCATAGGTTCTGTTATGTAATACTTATGAATAATTATGAATTTTTGAACTGGAGCAATTTGCCCCTGCAGGAAGCAGGATGAAAATACAGACCTCTAATGATGTCTTCTCTATTGATGAAGGTTAGCAGATTTGCAGAAGATATTGCAGTGCTGGTTTTCTTTCAAATACTCTCAAAACGTTTCTAGATTCATCGCATTATGTACTCTATGAAGTACaacaaagattaaaaataatgatattaaacCAGAATATCCAGCCAGCACCTTGTTAGATGAACATTGGATAAGTGAATCAAGCAACAGCAATAtagaagaataagaataaataatatttatttattatagagttGATCAAGGTCAAGATCAATTCAGATCTCATTCAGTTGGAATTTGAGCAGACGACATACAGCAAAGCCGACGGTTCGTTTAAAACAGTAATCTAAAAGAACAGAGTGTATACAGCATAAACATGACAATTTTGCAAAGCTATGATAACCTTTGCATGTCAGAGGTTTCACAAGAACTTTGGAGATGGAGACATACAGATGTTGAGTAAGGGTTCTAATAGTGCTGTGGGCAGATGATGAGACATGACATGACAAGGTCTGATATACTGTGAAACATCATTATTACTAGAGTGGTCATTCTTCAGATACTTGAGTGATCTAAGCTTCTGCTGTATGAACTCAGCATATGAAATGGCCCTGCATGATGTCTCTGTGGGCTCTGATAATGTCCTCTATTATTTCCCAGTGAATCAGTTTGATGATGTGTATGGGTAGATTTTTAGATTGCTGTCATGAATTTGTGAAAGAGCATCTGCTCTTGAATCAGTTCGTTATTGAGGATGAAATCTGAATGATTCTATGgggttttaattttttatctttctcaTATTCACATTCGTGGTCACTGTGGATAATGAAATTATGTCCTGCTCTCTCCATTCTATAgtgtcttttctttttgaaCTGCCAGAAGTagatgattttatatgtcatatTGTCTTCTGTTGGGTTAAATTTACATGTCTGGATTTACCCATGGTGTTATTTATGGGTACTACTATGATGCTGAGACGGGATCATTTATATCCTACTCTATGATGCATCAAACTCTGTTACATTTTATAGCACATATCAGGCACtattatccagagcgatttacaTGTTATCTTAGCTTATGGAGCTGAGCAGGCTCAGTGGCCCAGCAGCTTGGTGCATCTGGGACtgaaactcacaaccttctgattggtagtccaacaccttaaccactaggctaccgtATCCCTGTTACATATATCAATGATGGGTCAGGATGACAGAGGGACACGAGTAAAATAGTAATTCAGTGTTTGAAAAACCTTTGCTGTAGAGTCATTCCAGTTGAGATCTTTGGGTCCACCCTTAAGTTGAGGAAAGTGTCAGACATAAATGCTTGAAAAAGTATTGTAAAAAAATTATTGAAAATAAGTATGTCACCAGTATATATTTACACaaggtgatttaaaaaaaaaatccaacatacCAACATACAGTCCATTCATGGTGGCCTGTTGCAGTGATGAAATTTGATGCAGTGATGaaagttcttttttatttgctctTTCACTGCTCCTAATAAGATTGAAAGCAATACATGCATTCATGCATAATTTGGGGATAATCCATGTGCCGTGTATCTTTTTAGTGCTTTAACAGTAGTAAGGAAACTGTGAATAGTTAAGTTCTGAGACCACCATCTTTTTCTACACAAAGAAGAAGTCAGCAAGCTGAGGAGGAACTGGAGGGCAATTGTACCACAAAACCAAACCTTTTGCATAAATGCTACCAGATCATTTCATAGTAACCAGGGGAAGTTGCTTCGTTATTTCTTCATCCATGAAGACTCGTGGTCTCAAGCAGAGCAGTGTCAAGAAGGCTTACATTCTTACCAGCTTAAATTATGGACCAACTCCAGTTCTGTTCAGTGTCATGAAAATTTCAGACCTTCACTGAGATAAGGCCAattctgtgaggatcctgaggcatctagagatgtaccagctccagtttgattcagacattctaagaggagatgccacctgcatgtggtctttaaggacaacaacctcctaattgatacaattgtcagactgtatatttatactcacaccctccagtgtcacccaaatgatgatAAGGTTcgcttttgagtctggtttctctcaatgtttcttcctcttccatccaagcgagtttttcctccccacagtcacctcaggcttgttcattggggataagtctttgcaaaatattaaattttttgtattatgtttcttatgctCTGAAAGATATACTGCGTTTTTTTTGTGGTATGTTTTTTCATGGTAAAAACTCAGCAGGTGCATTCAAGCCATGTTTTTTTCCAACAAGTGTGTGACAGCTAAGTGCAGAGTGCAAAACATAAATTcaactttaaatatatatattttttagaaagGACTCCATGAAGCTTTAGTGTATTTACTTCTGGTTTACAGATTGTAATATGTTTTATGCTAAGCTTGCAGTCTTTTATACCACCATAATGCTTCAGTCAAATGCAAATTATTGGTGGACGGATATATTTGGAGAAAAGATCTTCACAGtagatgaattttatttttaagacagAAGAAAGTTCTGCAAAGAACTCAAAGAATTCAAGGTTTCTACTTGAAGTCAGTGTTCGGTTTTATCCTTCTAATGCAACCCGTCTTCCTTCCCATTTAAATAAATGGGTGAAAGCCTTCCCCATTATATAACAGGTTTTAGGTCATCAATGCGATAACATATTCAGAGAGGCTTAGCTCAATGCATGATTCTGCCACTCCGAGAAAGGAGAAAATGGAGGGCAGGCTTGGAAACAACTCAGAGGAGCTCTATATCTGACAGCAATGTCTGTACCTCAACTTCTATGTTTTCAGAATGTGAGATCATTACATAACATCATAAGATTTCtctgatttatattattatcttaGATtcttttgttgctgttgttattattgttggtcatgctttaattttcttttatcctGTCTTTATTGCCATatccctttttatttattacctaTACCGTTGACAAAGAAATCCTACCGAGAGTAACTTTACAGTAATCATGGTTACTAGCTTATAAATGGAGTGAACACTAACACGAGAAACAGAATTTTTGCTTTAGTTATTTTTTCCAAGCAGcaaaaaatctttaataaaatattttaaatacaccCAAACAGAGGCAAAGAATTCCAACAGAGCCATCTAGGGGTGAAATGTGAATGCTACCCACATTCTCTGTTCATATTTTCAAAGATGCAAGCTATTTgcttggatttgttttttttcctaacagccttccaattagtattcagacacagtctcattcTTTACGTCTAGGCTGACAAAATATTTGTCTAATAAAGCTTTTGGTGAATAGTTTTTAAAAGAGCAGATCTGGAAAATTCATGGACATTTGGGTGAATTTCTGGGACACCCCTACCCTCATGCCCCACTCTGACGTCGGGTTTGATGGTAAAATGTCTGGCCGCTTTATGTCCCTCGTCATTCTCAAATCAGTGTGCAACATACAT includes the following:
- the LOC132838633 gene encoding high choriolytic enzyme 1-like isoform X2, translated to MFVCKVTLGLLLALLLVCCIQAEDMCVFVCSASELSVGDLLERANRGIVRDASEPKVVGDIAVDDEHDERNADPCTSSGCMWPKSSDGKVYVPYVIANHFTSSELQVIQRGLDSFSSVTCIRFIRRSNQRDYISIESRSGCYSYVGRRGYSQTVSLDRNGCIYHNTVQHELLHALGFNHEQCRNDRDNHIRVVWENIIDSYKYAFDKIATLNQGTPYDYNSVMQYHRTAFSKNGQATMVPIPNSNVAFGQATQMSQNDIKRVNNLYRC
- the LOC132838633 gene encoding low choriolytic enzyme-like isoform X1, producing the protein MWPKSSDGKVYVPYVIANHFTSSELQVIQRGLDSFSSVTCIRFIRRSNQRDYISIESRSGCYSYVGRRGYSQTVSLDRNGCIYHNTVQHELLHALGFNHEQCRNDRDNHIRVVWENIIDSYKYAFDKIATLNQGTPYDYNSVMQYHRTAFSKNGQATMVPIPNSNVAFGQATQMSQNDIKRVNNLYRC